A window of Burkholderia ubonensis contains these coding sequences:
- a CDS encoding hybrid sensor histidine kinase/response regulator yields MCAPLGATGWTLVYSLPIQIVAARVARDITAPAIVTGLAIVLLWVFVFLFNRRILAPLFERSQRIFESEHLSRTLIETAPVGLALVNANSHGVLLESAHMQALERRIATAVGAGIGDVLNYHAPAAFEASRRGESPAFDFELNLPTEDGTMIDVAAKLAPSRYQGQPVVVAALTDVTSDRQLARQLAAAKQAADSANAAKSAFVASMSHEIRTPLNGILGHLELLERLPQAAPVAARVRIITSSSRALLGILDDILDFSKIEAGEMSFESIRFDAAELIREAIMMFMPLAQRKQLELKASIDPALPRYVIGDPGRIRQIFANLLGNAIKFTDRGHVSIDVGMGEGGAASRLVIRVTDTGIGIPSDRLARIFDAFEQVDVSVTRRFGGTGLGLALCKRMAEGMGGSIDVASEVGHGSVFTVMLPILPYIGAMPVHAVGSQATEVEPDTRGIHVLVVEDHEVNRELIREQLAALGYTSDIVENGLIALRHFNERHYDLVLTDLAMPVMDGYTLAACLHSQGARTPIIAITADVTATDSQRFREAGISGILLKPMSLASIDAAVRRYLMLAADPRAAAAIETVPGHAASVLSDESRTTLERLTAESLQSAEAAMAQGDRATISAQIHSIKGAFSMIHVGEVVDACSKLEALLAGDSNTASRDIEETLSDVKRRVSSALAATARSEEVGQLGDGSGNGE; encoded by the coding sequence ATGTGTGCGCCGCTTGGCGCGACCGGATGGACGCTGGTCTATTCGTTGCCAATTCAAATCGTCGCCGCTCGCGTTGCGCGGGATATTACGGCACCTGCCATTGTCACCGGCCTCGCCATCGTCCTGTTGTGGGTCTTTGTCTTTCTGTTCAATCGCAGGATTCTCGCGCCACTGTTCGAGCGCTCGCAGCGCATATTCGAAAGCGAGCATCTGAGTCGGACTCTGATCGAAACCGCACCGGTCGGACTGGCGCTTGTCAACGCGAACAGTCATGGAGTGTTGCTGGAAAGCGCACATATGCAGGCACTCGAAAGGCGCATTGCGACGGCGGTTGGCGCCGGGATCGGCGACGTACTCAACTATCATGCACCTGCCGCATTTGAAGCGTCGCGCCGCGGTGAATCACCGGCATTCGATTTCGAGCTGAACCTGCCCACCGAAGACGGCACCATGATCGATGTTGCCGCGAAATTGGCCCCGTCTCGTTACCAAGGGCAACCGGTGGTCGTGGCGGCGCTGACGGATGTCACGTCTGACAGACAACTGGCACGTCAGCTTGCTGCCGCCAAGCAGGCAGCGGACAGTGCAAACGCAGCTAAGAGTGCATTTGTTGCCTCGATGAGTCATGAAATCCGGACGCCGCTGAATGGGATTCTTGGCCATCTTGAGCTGCTTGAGCGGCTGCCGCAGGCTGCGCCGGTCGCTGCGCGGGTGCGGATCATTACGTCATCGTCGCGGGCCTTGCTGGGGATACTCGACGACATCCTTGACTTTTCGAAAATCGAGGCAGGCGAGATGAGTTTCGAATCGATCCGGTTCGATGCGGCGGAACTCATTCGCGAGGCGATCATGATGTTCATGCCGCTCGCGCAGCGCAAGCAGCTGGAATTGAAAGCCTCGATCGATCCGGCGCTTCCGCGGTACGTCATCGGCGATCCTGGGCGAATCCGTCAGATCTTCGCAAACCTGCTGGGTAACGCTATTAAGTTCACGGATCGCGGGCACGTCTCAATCGACGTGGGCATGGGCGAGGGTGGAGCAGCATCGCGGCTCGTGATCCGCGTGACCGACACCGGGATCGGCATTCCGTCGGACCGTCTGGCACGCATCTTCGATGCATTCGAGCAGGTTGACGTGTCGGTTACGCGTCGATTTGGCGGAACGGGGCTGGGGCTGGCACTGTGCAAACGCATGGCTGAGGGCATGGGCGGCTCGATCGACGTGGCCAGCGAGGTGGGCCATGGCAGTGTCTTTACGGTGATGCTGCCGATTCTCCCGTACATCGGAGCGATGCCGGTACACGCTGTTGGGTCGCAAGCGACGGAGGTAGAGCCAGATACGCGCGGCATCCACGTGCTCGTGGTGGAAGACCACGAAGTGAATCGCGAACTGATTCGCGAGCAGCTCGCTGCACTGGGCTATACGAGTGACATCGTTGAGAACGGTCTGATCGCGCTGCGACACTTCAATGAGCGGCACTACGATCTTGTGCTAACTGACCTTGCGATGCCCGTCATGGATGGCTATACACTTGCTGCTTGCCTACATAGTCAAGGCGCGCGGACACCGATCATTGCAATCACGGCTGACGTCACCGCTACCGATTCACAGCGGTTTCGCGAGGCAGGCATATCCGGCATCCTACTCAAGCCGATGTCGCTTGCCTCGATCGATGCGGCAGTGCGGCGCTATCTGATGCTAGCGGCTGATCCTCGGGCAGCGGCGGCGATCGAAACGGTGCCCGGGCATGCGGCTTCGGTGCTATCGGATGAATCGCGAACCACATTGGAGCGGCTCACCGCTGAATCGCTTCAGTCGGCGGAGGCAGCGATGGCGCAAGGTGACCGGGCGACGATATCAGCGCAGATTCATTCTATTAAGGGGGCATTCTCGATGATTCATGTCGGAGAAGTCGTCGACGCATGTTCGAAACTTGAGGCGTTGCTCGCCGGTGATTCGAACACCGCTTCCCGTGATATCGAGGAGACGCTGTCGGACGTGAAGAGACGAGTATCCTCCGCACTGGCTGCAACAGCGCGAAGCGAAGAAGTCGGCCAGCTTGGGGACGGCTCAGGAAACGGGGAATAG
- a CDS encoding response regulator has product MSGLVYTLEHVSTIEIVATCRNAPELIATLEKQPCDVVVSDYSMPSGESVDGLALFEHLRRHFQHVGIVALTMMDSPAVIRALMSVGINSILSKSDVTGHIITAIHSSYAGGSYLSPTIEKVVTGNEAVNIGQLLSPRELEVARLFASGLSITEIAKRLNRSKQTISTQKAMAMEKLGVGGDAELIRYALESGLVTSPPAPKS; this is encoded by the coding sequence TTGAGCGGTCTCGTTTATACGCTGGAGCACGTCTCTACGATCGAAATCGTTGCGACCTGCCGGAACGCGCCAGAACTGATTGCCACGCTCGAGAAGCAGCCATGCGACGTGGTAGTTTCCGACTACTCAATGCCCAGTGGCGAGAGCGTCGATGGACTAGCGCTCTTCGAACACTTGCGGCGCCATTTCCAGCATGTTGGCATCGTCGCACTGACGATGATGGATAGTCCGGCAGTCATACGTGCGCTTATGTCAGTCGGGATTAACTCCATCCTCAGCAAATCGGATGTCACTGGCCACATCATCACGGCTATCCATAGCAGCTATGCGGGCGGCTCATACTTGTCCCCGACCATCGAGAAGGTTGTGACGGGCAACGAAGCCGTGAACATCGGGCAGCTGCTGTCTCCACGCGAACTCGAAGTTGCGCGGCTATTTGCATCAGGTCTATCGATTACCGAGATCGCTAAGCGGCTGAATCGCAGCAAGCAAACTATCAGCACGCAGAAGGCGATGGCAATGGAAAAACTCGGCGTTGGGGGCGATGCTGAACTTATCCGGTACGCACTCGAAAGCGGATTGGTTACCTCTCCGCCCGCCCCGAAAAGTTAG
- a CDS encoding fimbrial protein translates to MALNKKFIAFAAVAGMFAAGSAMAADGTINFTGNITAASCSITGGAGTNVTGEKGNQDIAVNLGTVSADSIGGTAGYGIAGGTSIDLSLDCGNTATDLTLVKVKFDAKSGSGLDGKNNNLLQISGTATGVGIGIYDGNNKLLNLAANETIDAPLVKGGTAEAPTYAAALNMRAGYVANGDKIGAGTANGTLPFTLTYE, encoded by the coding sequence GTGGCTCTCAACAAGAAATTCATCGCATTCGCAGCAGTCGCAGGTATGTTCGCAGCAGGTTCGGCCATGGCAGCCGACGGTACGATCAACTTCACGGGCAACATCACCGCGGCGTCGTGCTCGATCACCGGCGGTGCTGGCACGAACGTGACTGGCGAGAAGGGCAACCAGGACATCGCGGTCAACCTCGGCACGGTCAGTGCGGATTCGATCGGCGGCACCGCTGGTTACGGCATCGCAGGCGGCACGTCGATCGATCTGAGCCTCGACTGCGGCAACACGGCGACCGATTTGACGCTCGTTAAGGTGAAGTTCGACGCGAAGTCAGGTTCGGGCCTCGACGGCAAGAACAACAACCTGCTGCAGATCTCGGGCACGGCCACGGGCGTCGGCATCGGCATCTATGATGGCAATAACAAGCTGCTGAACCTGGCGGCAAACGAGACGATCGATGCACCGCTGGTCAAGGGCGGCACGGCTGAAGCGCCGACCTACGCCGCAGCTCTGAACATGCGTGCTGGCTACGTCGCGAACGGCGACAAGATCGGCGCTGGTACCGCCAACGGCACGCTGCCTTTCACGCTGACCTACGAGTAA
- a CDS encoding fimbria/pilus outer membrane usher protein — translation MNTTVKKIAEACRRASYLMALGVAMTPVAGQAAEFNELFLKKGDGPVELSYFEKGSSVAPGIYDVDVSLNQRRARRESVLFKADASGEVRPVITFGLLKALGVDVNRLEREHKLAAGLADDSPVDLGTLADGGSTSFDVGTLTLDVSVPQAYAPTQTRGYVDPSLWDQGMTAAYSNYQANFSHDTDSGYRSDYAYIGLRNGLNIGAWRLRNESALSWRRGSPSDLAANRTYVERDLQHIKGRLSAGEVYSSGEIFDSVRFLGAQISSDTGMLPDNEVGYAPVVRGIAESNAVVEVRQNGYVIYSTSVTPGAFEFRDIYPSGSNGDLEIRIIESDGSVRTYRQSYSYLPVMIRSGTMRYSFSAGQYRGYSQSRPMFAQGTLVYGVSDNLTGYGGFIGAERYAAIALGVGYNSPLGGVSFDITHSQSNATGRKSSGQSFRFLYSKTLKATETTFTMVGYRYSTDGYRTFSQHVDDLDRQWGSGYNRQKSRVDLNINQSLGTDGSVYASIGETSYWSQGGASRNIQLGYSGALKNLSYSVAVAHARDSGPFGRSDTQFTASISIPLGGGARSHRMFANTVASTNGDVSTQVGVNGFLNEANTVNYSVQGDYRKNSGGSGGVGLGWDTPLAKLTTNYNQSGQGKHMNVGAAGSVVAHSGGVTLGQTVGETFAIAEVPGVRGAQFSSSSSISTDRSGYAILPYVQPYRYNWLSVDTESLGFDTDLTDNSKSVVPTRGAIVKATFSAEMGRRVQFDVTTANGGKVPFGATAYDESGKVLGMVDDASRVLVFGIKEQGRMSIRWSEGSCEGSYALPERKKSVAYERVAMVCQMDGR, via the coding sequence ATGAACACAACTGTCAAGAAAATCGCAGAGGCTTGTCGGCGTGCGTCCTATCTGATGGCGCTCGGTGTCGCTATGACCCCCGTGGCTGGGCAAGCAGCAGAGTTCAACGAGTTGTTCCTCAAGAAGGGGGACGGTCCCGTCGAGCTTTCGTATTTCGAAAAGGGTAGTTCGGTTGCGCCGGGCATCTACGATGTGGATGTGTCGTTGAATCAGCGACGTGCAAGACGTGAGTCGGTCCTGTTCAAGGCCGATGCGTCGGGTGAGGTTCGCCCGGTGATCACGTTCGGCTTGTTGAAGGCGCTGGGCGTCGACGTGAATCGCCTCGAGCGCGAGCACAAACTGGCAGCAGGGCTGGCGGACGACTCGCCGGTCGATCTCGGCACACTTGCCGACGGCGGATCAACGAGTTTCGACGTCGGCACACTGACGCTCGATGTCAGCGTGCCGCAGGCCTATGCGCCAACGCAAACGCGCGGCTACGTCGATCCGTCGCTTTGGGACCAGGGCATGACCGCCGCCTATTCGAACTATCAGGCGAACTTTAGTCACGATACGGATTCCGGATATCGCAGCGACTACGCGTATATCGGGCTGCGCAACGGCCTCAACATCGGCGCGTGGCGGTTGCGCAACGAATCTGCGCTGTCGTGGCGTCGCGGCAGTCCGTCCGATTTGGCGGCGAACCGCACCTATGTGGAACGCGACCTGCAGCACATCAAGGGGCGGCTGTCCGCGGGCGAGGTGTACTCGTCCGGTGAGATCTTCGACAGTGTACGCTTTCTCGGCGCGCAGATCAGTTCCGATACAGGCATGTTGCCGGACAACGAGGTCGGGTATGCGCCGGTCGTGCGCGGAATCGCCGAGAGCAATGCCGTCGTCGAAGTACGGCAGAACGGCTACGTGATCTATTCGACGTCCGTCACACCCGGGGCGTTCGAATTCCGGGACATTTACCCGAGCGGCTCGAACGGCGACCTTGAGATCAGGATCATCGAATCCGACGGCAGCGTGCGCACGTACCGGCAGTCCTATTCGTATCTGCCGGTCATGATTCGTAGCGGCACGATGCGCTATTCGTTCTCGGCCGGCCAGTATCGCGGCTATAGCCAGTCGCGGCCGATGTTCGCGCAGGGCACGCTGGTGTATGGCGTGTCCGACAACCTGACCGGCTATGGCGGTTTCATCGGCGCCGAGCGGTACGCGGCCATTGCGCTCGGGGTCGGATACAACTCGCCGCTGGGCGGCGTGTCGTTCGACATTACGCACAGCCAGTCGAACGCGACGGGCCGCAAGTCCAGCGGGCAAAGTTTTCGGTTCCTCTATTCGAAAACGCTGAAAGCGACGGAAACCACCTTCACGATGGTCGGCTACCGCTATTCGACCGATGGCTATCGTACATTCAGCCAGCACGTCGACGACCTCGATCGCCAGTGGGGGAGCGGGTATAACCGCCAGAAGAGTCGCGTCGACCTGAACATCAACCAGTCGCTGGGCACGGACGGGTCGGTGTACGCGAGTATTGGCGAGACGAGCTACTGGAGCCAGGGCGGGGCGAGCCGCAACATCCAGCTTGGCTACAGCGGCGCGCTGAAAAATCTCAGCTACAGCGTCGCGGTCGCACACGCACGGGATTCGGGTCCGTTCGGCCGCTCCGACACGCAGTTCACCGCGTCGATCAGCATTCCGCTCGGCGGCGGCGCCCGTTCGCATCGCATGTTCGCGAACACCGTGGCATCGACGAACGGCGACGTCAGTACGCAAGTCGGCGTGAACGGCTTCCTGAATGAAGCGAACACGGTCAACTACTCGGTCCAAGGCGACTACCGCAAGAATTCCGGAGGGTCGGGCGGTGTGGGCCTCGGCTGGGATACACCACTGGCCAAACTGACGACGAACTACAACCAGTCCGGTCAGGGCAAGCACATGAACGTCGGCGCCGCAGGTTCCGTCGTCGCGCACAGCGGTGGCGTGACGCTGGGCCAGACGGTTGGCGAGACGTTCGCGATCGCCGAAGTGCCGGGTGTGCGCGGTGCGCAGTTCTCGTCGTCATCGAGCATTAGCACCGATCGCAGCGGCTACGCGATCCTGCCGTATGTGCAGCCGTATCGCTACAACTGGCTCAGCGTCGACACCGAGAGCCTCGGTTTCGACACCGACCTGACCGACAACTCGAAGTCGGTGGTGCCAACGCGCGGCGCGATCGTGAAGGCGACGTTCTCAGCGGAGATGGGCCGCCGGGTCCAGTTCGACGTGACGACTGCGAATGGCGGCAAGGTACCGTTCGGCGCGACGGCCTACGACGAGAGCGGCAAGGTACTCGGCATGGTCGACGATGCATCACGCGTACTCGTGTTCGGCATCAAGGAGCAGGGGCGCATGTCGATTCGCTGGAGCGAGGGTTCGTGCGAAGGCAGCTATGCGTTGCCGGAACGGAAGAAGTCGGTTGCGTACGAGCGTGTGGCGATGGTCTGCCAAATGGATGGGCGCTGA
- a CDS encoding molecular chaperone gives MKKSLIAGLVAAGSILFLSISSHAGVSLSGTRIVYPAKSKEASVVVKNQSPDDVMIQSWIELPNGTKGDLPFAITPSLSRLGGDKQQILRIFYAGEGLATDRESAFWLNVQEIPQKSKSDNTLQIAVRQRIKFFYRPADLSGEPSDAPGQLKWRWSEGSGKPALEVVNDSPYFVSLGHVNLKAGANTYPVVAEMIEPKSSKRLAVKNLVGKALPANAKVEFGSINDFGATVDTQSDVTK, from the coding sequence ATGAAGAAATCGCTCATTGCAGGGCTGGTCGCGGCCGGCTCGATACTGTTCCTCTCAATTTCGTCGCATGCCGGCGTTTCGTTGTCTGGCACGCGCATCGTTTATCCAGCGAAGAGCAAGGAAGCGTCAGTCGTCGTCAAGAATCAGTCGCCGGACGACGTGATGATCCAGTCCTGGATCGAGTTGCCGAATGGCACGAAAGGCGATCTGCCCTTTGCAATCACGCCGTCGTTGAGCCGCCTGGGCGGCGACAAGCAGCAGATCCTGCGCATCTTTTATGCGGGTGAGGGGCTCGCTACCGATCGTGAGTCGGCGTTCTGGCTCAACGTGCAGGAGATCCCGCAGAAGTCCAAGAGCGACAACACGCTGCAGATCGCCGTGCGTCAGCGCATCAAGTTCTTCTACCGGCCTGCCGATTTGTCCGGAGAACCCTCAGATGCGCCGGGCCAGCTGAAGTGGCGTTGGAGCGAGGGTAGCGGCAAGCCGGCGCTGGAAGTCGTCAACGACTCCCCTTACTTCGTGTCGCTGGGTCACGTGAATCTCAAGGCGGGCGCAAACACGTATCCTGTCGTCGCTGAAATGATCGAACCGAAATCGTCGAAACGCCTGGCCGTCAAGAATCTCGTTGGAAAGGCGCTGCCGGCGAATGCGAAGGTCGAGTTTGGGTCGATCAACGATTTCGGCGCGACAGTCGACACTCAGTCAGACGTGACGAAATAG